AGATATTATAGCCCTCTGATCCTCGAATAGCGATGATAACCTTCTAAGCTCCTGCAGAGAGATCCTCAGATCCCCAGACTCATAGAGATCAACATACTCGTGGAGCTCCTCATCAACAAACTCAGAACCAGACCTAGCCTTCAAAACAATATGCTGCTCAGGAGAAAGCATCCTAAGAGGATAGCCAGAGAGATCAACAACCCTAGACCCCTCCACAAACTCCCAGGGGATGTAGAAGTCATGCACAGCCTCATAGAGATCC
This Sulfolobales archaeon DNA region includes the following protein-coding sequences:
- a CDS encoding nucleotidyltransferase, whose amino-acid sequence is DLFVFEGSLSAVEADLVSRADEMGWDVGSTWLGTPSLVVRVGSEEVPLDLYEAVHDFYIPWEFVEGSRVVDLSGYPLRMLSPEQHIVLKARSGSEFVDEELHEYVDLYESGDLRISLQELRRLSSLFEDQRAIISRLRKAGFPL